The sequence TGCCGAATAATTACATTCGGCATTCTCTTAAATACACAATGCTACAAATTACCTAATTTCTCAATAATATAATCTGGAGGCAACATTGGTTTTCCCGTTTTCATGTTTACAAACACTAACATTGAATAGCCAGTTGTTAATAACTCTAATTTATCGTTATAGATTTCGTAGTCAAATTCTATCTTAACACTCGTTTGACTTTTAAGAATAGTTTTAACAGTCAACACATCATCATAGCGAGCTGGTTTCTTATAATCCATACTCAAAGAAACCACAGGAAGCATTACCCCATTTTCTTCCATCCATTTATAAGAAAGCCCCATGTTTCTTAGCCATTCTACTCTACCCATTTCAAAATATTGAGCATAATTACCATGATAAACCACTCCCA is a genomic window of Flavobacterium jumunjinense containing:
- a CDS encoding acyl-CoA thioesterase, giving the protein MKEHQFEVRVRYAETDQMGVVYHGNYAQYFEMGRVEWLRNMGLSYKWMEENGVMLPVVSLSMDYKKPARYDDVLTVKTILKSQTSVKIEFDYEIYNDKLELLTTGYSMLVFVNMKTGKPMLPPDYIIEKLGNL